The Dioscorea cayenensis subsp. rotundata cultivar TDr96_F1 chromosome 19, TDr96_F1_v2_PseudoChromosome.rev07_lg8_w22 25.fasta, whole genome shotgun sequence genome includes a window with the following:
- the LOC120250166 gene encoding putative E3 ubiquitin-protein ligase LIN-2 isoform X2 — MQRSKTDRVLRVTPILLSLSRSRSRHPIPFVVIPLFLFLLDAPSSLMASSLEDLLVQEGFHRPKPRRSKSKLSDASHPPPAPATICNNRRSVELYEKKDLPSFSSMNSGHDREQPLIDEVAVRAVVSILSSYAGRFSKDGEFRERVRERCMVCLAVSKGAAHAVLTNLELGMDNIERLAGDPPGSKESKIRSLRNSIRLLSIVASLNSPRSKRNGFTCGVPNSHLSAIAQLYLAFVYRIERNDRLSSRHLLQMFCDAPFLARRNLLPNLWEHFFLPHLLHLKVWYAKEEDVVSGWDAEEKDHRLKMLSRVYNDSLDAGTVKFALYYKEWLNVGGEAPPLPSVPLPSRPESIEPVVMTSIVAISSSKNAGLYQAVFGSSLERDGVGDQITIKLHKEKEEVLNEKNSEPEDSVHIDKELPQRPSNNTVEQQPPVEVKPEPRRSHSFQLYSCMNHSNKFLVHETEIAKNKPARSKRTTPPKSKQTAPLPDLDQAIALLSNSNSLSYCKVAIRCVAKAWLDSHGDSHVKKALSTSSVIQGILDLLFTCKDNEVLELAMSILAELVVMNEVNRQVVLNADPQLEIFLRLLRSDTLCLKGAVLLYMLKPKAKQMLSPGWMPTVLRVLECGDQPQTLFSVQSTPKLAAFYFLDQLLMGFDVDRNVENGKQLVALGGLDMLIRSLEIGEDHERRISASLLAKCVQAEGSCRDYLAANIKKASIIELLQGNQLKSDGVALSLLAELICLSRRTQITKFLDELKKEGFLNTMHILLVYLQQAPTEQRPLAAAILLQLDLLYSVYREEAIDAIVAVMERNSHNKKVQEQCSRALLLLAGRFSSTGMVTAEAWLLKKAGLDDGPQDSFTSRELLVTDFQRMEEEARTNETWLRNLAIVLLTSGHKRLLIALSNCIGDWIPNLARSCLVTIAWISCSISSSKGAHRLMSFACSILAPRLLESLNYDRALEERVLASLSLLHFAKQTDCLLKFTPFGKETTDLLKDLSRVTWTAQELLFACC; from the exons ATGCAACGTTCAAAAACAGACCGAGTTTTGAGAGTGACCCCcatccttctctctctctctcgatctcgATCTCGACATCCAATCCCTTTTGTCGTCATCCCCCTTTTCCTCTTCCTTCTCGATGCTCCAAGCTCGTTAATGGCTTCCTCCCTCGAAGATCTCCTCGTCCAAGAAGGTTTCCACCGTCCCAAGCCTCGCAGGTCCAAGTCCAAGCTCTCTGATGCCTCTCACCCTCCTCCCGCTCCGGCCACCATTTGCAATAATCGAAGGAGCGTCGAACTTTACGAGAAGAAGGACTTGCCGAGCTTCTCCTCCATGAACTCCGGCCACGACCGTGAACAGCCGCTCATCGATGAGGTTGCCGTCCGCGCTGTGGTCTCGATCCTATCCAGCTATGCCGGAAGGTTCTCGAAAGATGGAGAGTTCCGCGAGAGGGTGCGGGAACGGTGCATGGTTTGCCTGGCGGTGAGCAAGGGCGCCGCGCACGCCGTGCTCACCAACCTTGAGCTTGGTATGGACAACATCGAGCGGCTGGCTGGGGACCCTCCCGGCTCCAAGGAATCCAAGATCAGATCCTTGCGCAACTCGATCCGGCTTCTGAGCATTGTGGCGTCTCTGAACTCTCCTAGGTCGAAGAGAAATGGGTTCACTTGCGGTGTTCCCAATTCCCACCTCTCGGCCATCGCGCAGCTCTACCTCGCGTTTGTCTACCGGATTGAGAGGAATGACCGGCTCTCTTCAAGGCATCTCCTCCAGATGTTCTGCGACGCACCCTTCTTAGCTAGAAGGAATCTATTGCCAAACCTTTGGGAGCACTTCTTTCTTCCCCATTTATTGCATCTTAAGGTATGGTATGCAAAGGAAGAGGACGTTGTCTCTGGGTGGGATGCAGAGGAGAAGGATCATCGATTGAAGATGCTGAGCAGGGTGTACAATGATTCCTTGGATGCTGGCACTGTGAAGTTCGCATTGTATTACAAGGAATGGCTCAATGTTGGTGGTGAAGCTCCTCCACTTCCATCTGTGCCTTTGCCTTCAAGACCTGAGAGTATAGAGCCGGTGGTGATGACTTCCATAGTGGCAATCTCCAGCTCTAAAAATGCAGGCTT GTATCAAGCTGTGTTTGGCTCTTCATTGGAAAGAGATGGTGTTGGTGATCAAATTACGATCAAATTacacaaagagaaagaagaggtcttgaatgaaaaaaatagtgagCCTGAAGATAGTGTTCAC ATTGACAAAGAGCTTCCTCAGAGGCCTTCTAATAATACTGTAGAACAACAGCCACCTGTTGAAGTAAAGCCAGAACCTCGCAGATCGCATTCATTCCAGTTATATTCATGTATGAATCATTCTAACAAATTCTTGGTCCATGAAACTGAAATTGCCAAGAATAAACCTGCCAGATCAAAGAGAACCACTCCTCCCAAGTCAAAGCAAACCGCTCCTCTGCCTGACCTTGATCAAGCCATTGCCTTGCTTTCCAACTCCAATAGCCTAAGCTACTGTAAAGTTGCAATCCGTTGTGTTGCCAAAGCCTGGTTAGACTCGCATGGCGACTCTCATGTGAAGAAAGCACTCTCAACTTCCTCAGTAATCCAGGGAATATTAGATTTACTGTTTACCTGTAAAGACAATGAGGTATTAGAGTTAGCAATGTCCATTTTAGCAGAATTGGTTGTGATGAATGAAGTGAACAGACAGGTGGTGCTCAATGCAGATCCACAGCTTGAGATTTTCTTGAGACTCTTGAGAAGTGACACACTATGTTTGAAAGGAGCAGTACTGCTATATATGCTGAAACCGAAGGCAAAGCAGATGCTATCTCCAGGTTGGATGCCTACTGTATTGCGTGTTCTAGAATGCGGTGATCAGCCACAGACCTTGTTTAGTGTGCAATCCACTCCGAAACTAGCTGCATTTTACTTCCTGGACCAGCTTCTTATGGGGTTTGATGTGGATCGAAATGTAGAGAATGGGAAGCAATTGGTTGCACTTGGTGGTCTGGACATGTTGATCAGAAGTCTTGAGATTGGTGAGGACCATGAGAGAAGGATTTCTGCTTCACTTCTGGCTAAATGTGTCCAAGCAGAAGGGAGCTGTAGGGACTACTTGGCTgctaacataaaaaaagcttcaATTATTGAGCTCCTACAAGGGAATCAATTGAAATCTGACGGCGTTGCCCTTTCTTTGTTGGCAGAATTAATCTGTCTCAGCAG AAGAACACAGATCACTAAATTTCTGGATGAACTAAAGAAGGAGGGGTTTTTGAATACAATGCACATTCTTCTGGTATACCTACAACAAGCTCCAACAGAACAACGGCCTCTAGCTGCAGCCATTCTATTACAGCTTGATCTTCTG TACAGTGTGTATAGAGAAGAAGCAATAGATGCAATTGTAGCAGTGATGGAACGCAATTCGCATAACAAGAAAGTTCAGGAGCAGTGTAGCAGAGCTCTGCTGCTCCTGGCAGGTCGTTTTTCTAGCACTGGAATGGTCACAGCTGAGGCATGGTTGTTGAAGAAAGCAGGGTTGGATGACGGACCTCAAGATTCATTCACAAGTAGAGAGTTGCTTGTGACTGATTTTCAAAGGATG GAGGAAGAGGCAAGGACAAATGAAACCTGGCTTAGAAATCTGGCAATTGTCTTGTTGACGAGTGGCCATAAGAGGCTGCTAATTGCTTTATCCAATTGCATTGGTGACTGGATTCCAAACTTAGCTCGATCATGCCTTGTTACAATTGCATGGATAAGCTGCTCAATCTCCTCATCCAAAGGTGCTCACAGGCTGATGTCTTTTGCCTGCTCAATTCTTGCACCTCGATTGCTGGAGAGCCTAAACTATGATCGTGCACTCGAAGAAAGGGTTCTTGCGTCATTATCACTTCTTCATTTTGCCAAACAAACAG ATTGCCTTCTTAAGTTTACCCCATTTGGTAAAGAAACTACTGACTTGCTAAAAGACCTCTCCAGAGTAACATGGACTGCACAAGAGCTGCTTTTTGCCTGCTGCTGA
- the LOC120250166 gene encoding putative E3 ubiquitin-protein ligase LIN-2 isoform X1: MQRSKTDRVLRVTPILLSLSRSRSRHPIPFVVIPLFLFLLDAPSSLMASSLEDLLVQEGFHRPKPRRSKSKLSDASHPPPAPATICNNRRSVELYEKKDLPSFSSMNSGHDREQPLIDEVAVRAVVSILSSYAGRFSKDGEFRERVRERCMVCLAVSKGAAHAVLTNLELGMDNIERLAGDPPGSKESKIRSLRNSIRLLSIVASLNSPRSKRNGFTCGVPNSHLSAIAQLYLAFVYRIERNDRLSSRHLLQMFCDAPFLARRNLLPNLWEHFFLPHLLHLKVWYAKEEDVVSGWDAEEKDHRLKMLSRVYNDSLDAGTVKFALYYKEWLNVGGEAPPLPSVPLPSRPESIEPVVMTSIVAISSSKNAGLYQAVFGSSLERDGVGDQITIKLHKEKEEVLNEKNSEPEDSVHIDKELPQRPSNNTVEQQPPVEVKPEPRRSHSFQLYSCMNHSNKFLVHETEIAKNKPARSKRTTPPKSKQTAPLPDLDQAIALLSNSNSLSYCKVAIRCVAKAWLDSHGDSHVKKALSTSSVIQGILDLLFTCKDNEVLELAMSILAELVVMNEVNRQVVLNADPQLEIFLRLLRSDTLCLKGAVLLYMLKPKAKQMLSPGWMPTVLRVLECGDQPQTLFSVQSTPKLAAFYFLDQLLMGFDVDRNVENGKQLVALGGLDMLIRSLEIGEDHERRISASLLAKCVQAEGSCRDYLAANIKKASIIELLQGNQLKSDGVALSLLAELICLSRRTQITKFLDELKKEGFLNTMHILLVYLQQAPTEQRPLAAAILLQLDLLGDPLQYSVYREEAIDAIVAVMERNSHNKKVQEQCSRALLLLAGRFSSTGMVTAEAWLLKKAGLDDGPQDSFTSRELLVTDFQRMEEEARTNETWLRNLAIVLLTSGHKRLLIALSNCIGDWIPNLARSCLVTIAWISCSISSSKGAHRLMSFACSILAPRLLESLNYDRALEERVLASLSLLHFAKQTDCLLKFTPFGKETTDLLKDLSRVTWTAQELLFACC, translated from the exons ATGCAACGTTCAAAAACAGACCGAGTTTTGAGAGTGACCCCcatccttctctctctctctcgatctcgATCTCGACATCCAATCCCTTTTGTCGTCATCCCCCTTTTCCTCTTCCTTCTCGATGCTCCAAGCTCGTTAATGGCTTCCTCCCTCGAAGATCTCCTCGTCCAAGAAGGTTTCCACCGTCCCAAGCCTCGCAGGTCCAAGTCCAAGCTCTCTGATGCCTCTCACCCTCCTCCCGCTCCGGCCACCATTTGCAATAATCGAAGGAGCGTCGAACTTTACGAGAAGAAGGACTTGCCGAGCTTCTCCTCCATGAACTCCGGCCACGACCGTGAACAGCCGCTCATCGATGAGGTTGCCGTCCGCGCTGTGGTCTCGATCCTATCCAGCTATGCCGGAAGGTTCTCGAAAGATGGAGAGTTCCGCGAGAGGGTGCGGGAACGGTGCATGGTTTGCCTGGCGGTGAGCAAGGGCGCCGCGCACGCCGTGCTCACCAACCTTGAGCTTGGTATGGACAACATCGAGCGGCTGGCTGGGGACCCTCCCGGCTCCAAGGAATCCAAGATCAGATCCTTGCGCAACTCGATCCGGCTTCTGAGCATTGTGGCGTCTCTGAACTCTCCTAGGTCGAAGAGAAATGGGTTCACTTGCGGTGTTCCCAATTCCCACCTCTCGGCCATCGCGCAGCTCTACCTCGCGTTTGTCTACCGGATTGAGAGGAATGACCGGCTCTCTTCAAGGCATCTCCTCCAGATGTTCTGCGACGCACCCTTCTTAGCTAGAAGGAATCTATTGCCAAACCTTTGGGAGCACTTCTTTCTTCCCCATTTATTGCATCTTAAGGTATGGTATGCAAAGGAAGAGGACGTTGTCTCTGGGTGGGATGCAGAGGAGAAGGATCATCGATTGAAGATGCTGAGCAGGGTGTACAATGATTCCTTGGATGCTGGCACTGTGAAGTTCGCATTGTATTACAAGGAATGGCTCAATGTTGGTGGTGAAGCTCCTCCACTTCCATCTGTGCCTTTGCCTTCAAGACCTGAGAGTATAGAGCCGGTGGTGATGACTTCCATAGTGGCAATCTCCAGCTCTAAAAATGCAGGCTT GTATCAAGCTGTGTTTGGCTCTTCATTGGAAAGAGATGGTGTTGGTGATCAAATTACGATCAAATTacacaaagagaaagaagaggtcttgaatgaaaaaaatagtgagCCTGAAGATAGTGTTCAC ATTGACAAAGAGCTTCCTCAGAGGCCTTCTAATAATACTGTAGAACAACAGCCACCTGTTGAAGTAAAGCCAGAACCTCGCAGATCGCATTCATTCCAGTTATATTCATGTATGAATCATTCTAACAAATTCTTGGTCCATGAAACTGAAATTGCCAAGAATAAACCTGCCAGATCAAAGAGAACCACTCCTCCCAAGTCAAAGCAAACCGCTCCTCTGCCTGACCTTGATCAAGCCATTGCCTTGCTTTCCAACTCCAATAGCCTAAGCTACTGTAAAGTTGCAATCCGTTGTGTTGCCAAAGCCTGGTTAGACTCGCATGGCGACTCTCATGTGAAGAAAGCACTCTCAACTTCCTCAGTAATCCAGGGAATATTAGATTTACTGTTTACCTGTAAAGACAATGAGGTATTAGAGTTAGCAATGTCCATTTTAGCAGAATTGGTTGTGATGAATGAAGTGAACAGACAGGTGGTGCTCAATGCAGATCCACAGCTTGAGATTTTCTTGAGACTCTTGAGAAGTGACACACTATGTTTGAAAGGAGCAGTACTGCTATATATGCTGAAACCGAAGGCAAAGCAGATGCTATCTCCAGGTTGGATGCCTACTGTATTGCGTGTTCTAGAATGCGGTGATCAGCCACAGACCTTGTTTAGTGTGCAATCCACTCCGAAACTAGCTGCATTTTACTTCCTGGACCAGCTTCTTATGGGGTTTGATGTGGATCGAAATGTAGAGAATGGGAAGCAATTGGTTGCACTTGGTGGTCTGGACATGTTGATCAGAAGTCTTGAGATTGGTGAGGACCATGAGAGAAGGATTTCTGCTTCACTTCTGGCTAAATGTGTCCAAGCAGAAGGGAGCTGTAGGGACTACTTGGCTgctaacataaaaaaagcttcaATTATTGAGCTCCTACAAGGGAATCAATTGAAATCTGACGGCGTTGCCCTTTCTTTGTTGGCAGAATTAATCTGTCTCAGCAG AAGAACACAGATCACTAAATTTCTGGATGAACTAAAGAAGGAGGGGTTTTTGAATACAATGCACATTCTTCTGGTATACCTACAACAAGCTCCAACAGAACAACGGCCTCTAGCTGCAGCCATTCTATTACAGCTTGATCTTCTG GGGGATCCTTTGCAGTACAGTGTGTATAGAGAAGAAGCAATAGATGCAATTGTAGCAGTGATGGAACGCAATTCGCATAACAAGAAAGTTCAGGAGCAGTGTAGCAGAGCTCTGCTGCTCCTGGCAGGTCGTTTTTCTAGCACTGGAATGGTCACAGCTGAGGCATGGTTGTTGAAGAAAGCAGGGTTGGATGACGGACCTCAAGATTCATTCACAAGTAGAGAGTTGCTTGTGACTGATTTTCAAAGGATG GAGGAAGAGGCAAGGACAAATGAAACCTGGCTTAGAAATCTGGCAATTGTCTTGTTGACGAGTGGCCATAAGAGGCTGCTAATTGCTTTATCCAATTGCATTGGTGACTGGATTCCAAACTTAGCTCGATCATGCCTTGTTACAATTGCATGGATAAGCTGCTCAATCTCCTCATCCAAAGGTGCTCACAGGCTGATGTCTTTTGCCTGCTCAATTCTTGCACCTCGATTGCTGGAGAGCCTAAACTATGATCGTGCACTCGAAGAAAGGGTTCTTGCGTCATTATCACTTCTTCATTTTGCCAAACAAACAG ATTGCCTTCTTAAGTTTACCCCATTTGGTAAAGAAACTACTGACTTGCTAAAAGACCTCTCCAGAGTAACATGGACTGCACAAGAGCTGCTTTTTGCCTGCTGCTGA